One part of the Eubalaena glacialis isolate mEubGla1 chromosome 19, mEubGla1.1.hap2.+ XY, whole genome shotgun sequence genome encodes these proteins:
- the LOC133080569 gene encoding LOW QUALITY PROTEIN: leucine-rich repeat-containing protein 37A3-like (The sequence of the model RefSeq protein was modified relative to this genomic sequence to represent the inferred CDS: substituted 1 base at 1 genomic stop codon), with translation MACCRCQFKNTIEVVCKTVKLRCDSECLTDVTRCDEETSLGIAEGSLMKVLQARKKNSSPELTIESERASSDKSAVSLSGVMNEQLDLHNKSDIIGARNYILPYISEGNLGDVESALLPFLQLLFSNTQDGDMPLGLLKNNTRGPSVKRVRNNSTNKNKLRKLHFLGNLLDAETQEKMDEVKKEEKPATRTRSNLLSAMYKRYIFQKKLETAQPQKDSLAKTKSTEEKLLRVNRVLKGPRGLQKMHLKAVGDESVRRKQNAQPSVASTAEERRLRRPSPRKLKQLLMVQRPRKLVGKSSNAESSFIKEHKAAGSSTLKQYFKGRPSASVPPKSPPEVKSKSKDLSNTILVLEDAKARVRNIKDFELISHSGKKYIFHKIRTHRVHRKPKVKRSRKFRKKSSPNRMMLASPPFSVGRSLINSPPREAVSSSGEVTSQENPFPELFSLSDPSTENTTSENNTAQNVSEEIISTGNSRLPGGTGPGNTTHRNVSTAHSTVAADNSMPSVRHTSETQWEXHNTGTELSSKPTGFTFPGLTFPGDQVETQLKQQLRSLIPNKDMRRLISHVTQALKIDCSETHVQLACANLISRTGLLMKLLSKQQEVKVSKAEWDTGQWKSDNSISESTEAQSEQKEQESGELTKEVPGYGCNNKLILAISVTVVVTILVTTLCLIECVGSSLRCAGFSLRWLLLWWSPGSRRAGSGVVAHGLSCSAACGTFPDQGSNPCPLHWQVDSQPLCPQGSPHRIFKGTPLPGDLYGIGSMITSHWTILTS, from the exons ATGGCCTGCTGCCGCtgccaatttaaaaatactattgagGTTGTCTGTAAGACAGTCAAGCTGCGTTGTGACAGTGAATGCCTGACAGACGTCACACGTTGTG atgaagaaacatctCTAGGGATTGCAGAAGGATCGCTGATGAAGGTGTTACAAGCGCGGAAGAAGAACAGCAGCCCCGAGCTGACTATTGAGTCAGAGAGGGCGTCCTCAGATAAAAGTGCTGTCAGCTTGTCAGGCGTCATGAATGAGCAGCTGGACCTCCATAATAAAAGCGATATTATCGGGGCACGAAATTACATACTGCCTTACATCTCAGAGGGGAATCTAGGAGATGTGGAATCAGCGTTATTACCGTTCCTTCAACTTCTTTTTTCAAATACACAAGATGGAGATATGCCGCTGGGCCTTTTGAAAAACAATACAAGGGGCCCTTCTGTTAAACGTGTACGCAACAAttcaactaataaaaataaattgaggaAACTCCATTTTCTGGGAAATTTGTTAGATGCAGAAACTCAAGAAAAAATGGATgaggtgaaaaaggaagaaaaacctgCCACGCGTACACGTTCCAACCTTTTAAGTGCCATGTATAAACGCTACATCTTTCAAAAGAAGTTGGAAACTGCCCAACCACAGAAAGACAGCCTAGCAAAGACTAAGAGTACAGAGGAAAAGCTGCTGAGAGTGAACAGGGTCCTCAAGGGCCCGAGGGGCCTACAGAAAATGCACCTCAAAGCAGTGGGAGATGAGAGCGTCAGGAGGAAACAGAATGCCCAGCCATCTGTGGCGAGCACTGCCGAAGAAAGAAGGCTCAGGAGGCCATCCCCAAGAAAGCTGAAACAGCTACTCATGGTGCAGAGGCCCAGGAAGCTGGTGGGAAAGTCCTCCAATGCGGAGTCTTCATTCATAAAGGAACACAAGGCAGCAGGTTCCTCTACCCTGAAACAGTACTTCAAGGGCAGGCCTTCTGCCTCCGTCCCTCCAAAATCCCCACCTGAGGttaaaagcaaatcaaaagaCTTATCCAACACTATACTTGTTTTAGAAGATGCAAAGGCTAGAGTTAGAAATATTAAGGATTTTGAACTAATCTCACATTCTGGGAAAAAATACATCTTCCATAAAATTAGGACTCATCGGGTCcacagaaaacccaaagtcaaaaGGAGTCGAAAGTTCAGAAAGAAAAGTTCACCCAATAGAATGATGCTTGCAAGCCCTCCGTTCTCTGTAGGGAGGAGTCTCATAAATTCCCCTCCGCGAGAGGCTGTTTCATCTTCAGGAGAAGTGACTTCTCAGGAAAATCCTTTTccagaattattttctctttcagacccTTCTACAGAAAACACTACTTCAGAAAACAATACTGcacaaaatgtttctgaagaaattATTTCTACAGGAAACTCTAGGCTGCCAGGAGGAACCGGCCCTGGAAACACTACCCATAGGAACGTCTCCACTGCACATTCTACTGTTGCTGCAGACAACAGTATGCCAAGTGTTCGACACACCAGCGAAACACAATGGGAGTAGCACAACACGGGCACTGAATTATCCTCTAAGCCCACAGGCTTCACTTTCCCAGGGCTCACGTTCCCGGGTGATCAAGTTGAAACTCAGCTAAAGCAGCAACTACGGTCCCTCATCCCCAACAAGGACATGCGAAGGCTCATTTCTCATGTTACCCAGGCTTTGAAAATAGACTGCTCGGAGACCCACGTGCAGCTGGCCTGTGCCAACCTCATCTCTAGAACAGGCCTCCTGATGAAGCTTCTCAGCAAGCAGCAGGAAGTAAAGGTGTCCAAAGCGGAATGGGATACGGGCCAGTGGAAAAGTGACAACTCTATCAGTGAGAGCACAGAAGCCCAGAGTGAGCAGAAAGAGCAGGAGTCAGGTGAG ctcaCAAAAGAAGTTCCAGGATATGGCTGTAACAACAAACTCATCTTGGCAATATCTGTAACTGTAGTAGTGACGATTTTGGTTACAACTCTCTGTCTCATTGAG tgcgttgggtcttcattgcggtgcgcgggcttctcattgcggtggcttctcttgtggtggagtccgggctctaggcgcgcgggctcaggagttgtggcgcacggacttagttgctccgcagcatgtgggaccttcccagaccaaggatcgaacccgtgtcccctgcactggcaggtggattctcaaccattgtgcccccagggaagtccccacaggatttttaaaggaactccacTGCCAGGAGATCTCTATGGAATTGGATCCATGATAACAAGCCATTGGACTATTTTGACAAGTTAA
- the LOC133080817 gene encoding LOW QUALITY PROTEIN: leucine-rich repeat-containing protein 37A2-like (The sequence of the model RefSeq protein was modified relative to this genomic sequence to represent the inferred CDS: deleted 2 bases in 1 codon), which translates to MLAPPHQELTETEVPYADTDSVGELPTGPDQFAVPHQDLNNNPDEPPEPSEEAEISPSQQEAQTRHPELTEEAESLPQQEAPAQHPQTPEEVESFSPQAEARAQHPEPTEEVEPPPLQQEAPSQPSEAPEELETTSPQEALAQPLETLKEVVVRPVAHHGVNEAQQSNLYNVTVKPLDLAFTITPQVTKEAEPSPVQQETPSHPPESPEEVEPPPVQQRAPSQPPELPEEVEPSLLHQEAPAQTPGFPTEYVLQIPVSDEVASLPGVQRHAHSNLPSVTLQPLDLELTITPEPTPEAEFPTAQQEALAPPLEHPEETESSPTQQGTSAKPPEPPGEVEPSSEREQPAPPSEPPGEVEPSPTQQETTGQPPEPLVEAEPSPSEQEQPTQPSEPTEPPEEVKPATQQETPAQLSESFGEAESSATQEEASAQSPEPPNEAASSPTQQEIPALSPAETEPSATLQEQPAQPPEPSSGEVEPSPTQQEQPAQPPEHLEMTVSPPSHRHAEHSNLSSVAVKPADVELTITKEPTPEVGPSPNQHKPSAQPSVPLTNAEFSTTQHEAPTLPSQPPEEVEPLPVQQEASAQSPEAGTHNKPSVQEETPAQYPEHPGEEVTPATTQQETPDQHPQAPEVVPSPPQQEATAQHPQSPGEVESSPTQSPELSNVTVVFSPEHHVTTVSPLGQDQAQLMQRPDVTVKPVDLALIVTPAFTNEVETSPPQRENSAQSTVSPEQLEPLSVQQEVSDQHPTPTENVEPFPVQQGAPTQPTYPEVTFPNPEQVQAQHPTLTEVTIQPLDLELTIGPEPTKEDEPSPTMQETLTQHPEPPKEVFVAQPPVYQNPIDPAPDQDHTEPPASPSVRVQPLDQGLTTTPEPTMEAEHSTPLPETIVPPTYPEVTLPNPEQVQAQHPTLTEVTVQPLDPELMLTLDSNMEDEPSPTMQQTQAQPPELIKEVVAQSPLYPEVTVPAPDQDHAEHPTSRSITVKPLDLELTTSPEPTTECEHSTALQQTTAPPPKHPQVTLAQPNLTQVTVPPVDLGVNISQQPRPSETVLFPSTQYSVSTGLPGVKYTPEKKQPEQNATTNISICELCTCKNETLSCVGLSPKQKLHRVPEPEPNAYNGTFTIINFQGNSISYIAESIWKAYRWAEKLILSENYLTELHKDSFEGLLSLRYLNLGCNLLTELSFGTFQAWHGMQFLHKL; encoded by the exons ATGTTGGCCCCGCCTCATCAGGAGTTGACTGAGACTGAGGTTCCATACGCGGACACGGATTCGGTTGGAGAGCTGCCTACAGGGCCAGATCAGTTTGCTGTTCCACATCAGGATCTGAATAACAA CCCAGATGAACCTCCAGAGCCCTCTGAGGAAGCTGAAATTTCTCCATCCCAGCAGGAGGCCCAAACTCGTCATCCAGAGCTCACTGAGGAGGCTGAATCTTTACCCCAGCAAGAGGCCCCTGCTCAGCATCCACAGACCCCTGAGGAGGTTGAATCTTTTTCACCCCAGGCAGAGGCCCGGGCTCAGCATCCAGAGCCCACTGAAGAGGTAGAACCACCTCCACTTCAGCAGGAGGCTCCATCTCAGCCTTCAGAGGCCCCTGAGGAACTAGAAACTACAAGTCCTCAGGAGGCCCTAGCCCAGCCTTTGGAGACACTTAAGGAGGTTGTAGTTCGACCAGTAGCACATCATGGGGTAAATGAAGCTCAGCAGTCAAACTTGTACAATGTCACTGTTAAACCTCTGGATCTGGCATTTACCATAACTCCACAGGTCACAAAAGAGGCTGAACCTTCTCCAGTCCAGCAGGAGACCCCATCTCATCCTCCAGAGAGCCCTGAGGAGGTTGAACCTCCGCCAGTCCAGCAGCGGGCCCCATCTCAGCCTCCAGAGCTCCCTGAGGAGGTTGAACCTTCTCTACTCCATCAAGAGGCCCCAGCTCAGACTCCAGGGTTCCCTACTGAGTATGTACTTCAAATTCCAGTGAGTGATGAGGTAGCATCTCTACCTGGCGTTCAGCGTCACGCTCATTCAAACTTGCCCAGTGTTACACTTCAACCTCTGGATTTGGAACTTACCATCACTCCAGAGCCCACTCCGGAAGCTGAATTTCCTACAGCTCAGCAGGAGGCCCTGGCTCCACCTCTTGAGCATCCTGAGGAGACAGAATCTTCTCCAACCCAACAAGGGACCTCAGCTAAGCCTccagagcctcctggagaggtgGAGCCTTCAAGTGAGCGGGAGCAACCAGCTCCGCCTTCTGAGCCTCCTGGGGAAGTTGAACCTTCTCCAACCCAGCAGGAGACCACAGGTCAGCCTCCAGAGCCTCTTGTGGAAGCTGAGCCTTCTCCAAGTGAACAGGAACAACCGACTCAGCCTTCTGAGCCTACAGAGCCTCCTGAGGAGGTGAAACCAGCAACCCAGCAGGAGACCCCAGCTCAGCTTTCAGAGTCTTTTGGAGAAGCTGAAAGTTCTGCAACCCAGGAGGAAGCCTCAGCTCAGTCTCCAGAGCCCCCTAATGAGGCAGCATCTTCTCCAACCCAGCAGGAGatcccagctctgtctccagCGGAGACAGAACCTTCTGCAACCCTGCAGGAGCAACCAGCTCAGCCTCCAGAGCCTTCTTCAGGGGAGGTGGAACCTTCTCCAACTCAACAGGAGCAGCCAGCTCAACCTCCAGAGCATCTTGAAATGACAGTTTCACCTCCAAGTCACCGTCACGCTGAGCATTCAAACTTATCCAGTGTCGCTGTCAAACCTGCAGATGTGGAGCTTACCATAACAAAAGAACCCACACCAGAA GTGGGACCTTCTCCAAATCAGCACAAGCCTTCAGCTCAGCCCTCAGTGCCCCTTACTAATGCAGAATTTTCTACCACCCAGCATGAGGCCCCCACGCTGCCTTCACAGCCACCTGAGGAGGTTGAACCTTTGCCAGTTCAACAGGAGGCTTCAGCCCAATCTCCAGAAGCCGGTACACATAATAAACCTTCCGTACAAGAGGAGACCCCAGCTCAGTATCCAGAGCATCCAGGAGAAGAAGTTACACCTGCCACAACCCAGCAGGAGACTCCAGATCAGCATCCACAGGCTCCTGAGGTTGTACCTTCTCCACCTCAGCAGGAAGCCACAGCTCAGCATCCACAGTCTCCTGGTGAGGTTGAATCCTCTCCAACCCAGTCTCCAGAGCTCTCTAATGTGACTGTAGTTTTCTCTCCAGAGCATCATGTGACAACAGTTTCTCCTCTAGGTCAGGATCAAGCTCAGCTTATGCAGCGGCCCGATGTCACTGTTAAACCTGTGGATCTTGCACTTATCGTAACTCCAGCGTTCACTAATGAGGTTGAAACTTCTCCACCCCAACGAGAAAACTCGGCTCAGTCTACAGTGTCCCCTGAGCAGTTGGAACCTTTGTCAGTCCAGCAAGAGGTTTCAGATCAGCATCCAACCCCCACTGAAAATGTTGAACCTTTTCCAGTTCAGCAGGGAGCCCCAACTCAACCAACATACCCTGAGGTGACATTTCCAAATCCAGAGCAAGTTCAGGCTCAGCATCCAACCTTGACTGAGGTCACAATTCAACCTTTGGACCTTGAACTGACCATAGGGCCCGAACCCACTAAGGAGGATGAACCTTCTCCAACCATGCAGGAGACCTTAACCCAGCATCCAGAACCACCTAAGGAGGTTTTTGTAGCTCAGCCTCCAGTATATCAGAACCCAATAGATCCAGCACCAGATCAGgatcacactgagcctccagcatcACCCAGTGTCAGAGTTCAACCTTTAGACCAGGGGCTTACCACAACTCCAGAACCTACTATGGAGGCTGAACATTCCACACCCCTGCCGGAGACTATAGTTCCTCCAACATACCCCGAGGTGACACTTCCAAATCCAGAGCAAGTTCAGGCTCAGCATCCAACCTTGACTGAGGTCACAGTTCAACCTTTGGACCCGGAACTTATGTTAACTCTGGACTCCAATATGGAGGATGAACCTTCTCCAACTATGCAGCAGACCCAAGCTCAGCCTCCAGAGCTCATTAAGGAAGTTGTAGCTCAGTCTCCATTGTATCCCGAGGTGACAGTTCCAGCACCAGATCAGGATCATGCTGAGCATCCAACCTCACGCAGTATCACAGTTAAACCTTTGGACCTGGAGCTTACCACAAGTCCAGAACCTACTACAGAGTGTGAACATTCTACAGCCCTGCAGCAGACTACAGCTCCCCCTCCAAAACACCCTCAGGTGACACTTGCACAGCCAAACCTGACTCAAGTCACAGTTCCACCTGTGGACCTGGGAGTTAACATATCTCAGCAACCAAGGCCATCTGAGACGGTCCTTTTTCCTTCGACTCAGTATTCAGTATCCACTGGTCTTCCTGGTGTAAAATACACCCCAGAAAAGAAGCAGCCAGAACAGAATGCCACCACAAACATCAGCATATGTGAGCTCTGTACCTGCAAAAATGAGACACTGTCGTGTGTTGGTCTCAGCCCAAAGCAGAAGCTCCACAGAGTGCCTGAGCCAGAGCCTAACGCCTACAACGGCACCTTCACCATCAT